From the genome of Carassius gibelio isolate Cgi1373 ecotype wild population from Czech Republic chromosome A16, carGib1.2-hapl.c, whole genome shotgun sequence, one region includes:
- the LOC128030688 gene encoding uncharacterized protein LOC128030688 encodes MAQTWNAHQQAQILKQQSKQSPETSVGSMDCNGISVESEESFAHEIEQLIEKENFSSMMDLQDIAESDIKDLVSGSLQHTCYESCWQDVMNSTDLEQDKPGDKEENNGNIRPSILPNSVEVESTLKAHSDKAILEPAFETDAGLVEYSDISSCSDTEANLDCNLSSSGLSNQAGQPSDGDLDSSNAMHLSVEADMSVINEQQDTGPPVATGESNESVNQTGSDCSEGLLTNADVPYTEVQDVDNMNGAVPLSKDGQMEEREMTCELECFLDHCKEISTSQDGSTCVSNHANFDTLLTSNRDENICATTDSLGFCQLVRTNPDPENTSSNPDLEKTFVISGDGKCSLGDHQLDVINQNPENTSSKPNFQGKIEISGHGKDSLDGCLLESNHLDPKSTSSKPGFQETIGLSGQGENSVDIYQLESNNTDPKRISSKHVHGNSSPLQGQKCFTSDSEQVERSSFGFLESCFGLKTTAQKTEELKHLEHAHVNKINECSPFNHTEPPVLLKTAFEFNKMDEGTDVPKDPPELRTDLTSRTSLDPGQQKCLTGNGTIFKTQNRKLQPVVLLKTTAKKTCNGKRYHCVECQESVQSVDELIEHHHCMHSLHKFQYCPTCESYFAGGTLAGQHFCGKVELNDKIKPSLLHTKGLTEDKAKFICRYCRKSFVRQPFYIEHELKHTVVTHHRCNRCGLYFPNAHKCQRHKHKARCTPLILDPSIQTADQSELSHEKSEMADVVETVGADVELHNCFVKLMDVCKTSRSPERIHCEVCGKTFRLRAQLNAHLRSHSDEKPFKCDNCGKAFKYTWNVSKHKREQCSQKIVPHEKSSVPDSKFPAKFKCPICFHVFKYFYNRARHLRQQCLNDYMKKGKGKIGDKYKCPLCKDMFTLASNRNRHIKQTCIKLKIYTAKGKVKQKKQLEELNNSKKEDKESPLTVSLQKASGYKCNFCPAEYSSKSGFYGHLAKHKLLGHAKKVIKHKHGNAVNFKNSSSPGQRPSSQECADDTRLPFSCRFCGRAFASPDSLKKHLQLHKGNKPFRCLDCGKNFARHGHLMAHKNVHRRNVQCSVCWEVLPSIGDLLKHRQSHPKKGMLKCPDCPLQFKFPVFLLRHVAVHERRRKLEELLPPKNQATPQKVQENYKEEFKCVLCQEDFMDSKALSEHCLSHMPEPSASKCQFCKHHFSSRTALIRHIRLHTGEKPFPCLNCGRHFHRKEVLKFHQKKCTMEKPPPLQTSNAKQLQTGHSVGSSSKKTSKAYNCSYCPHSFRFPNNLKLHERAHLAKTVFPCSKCGKFYRKRKFKDHDEQCNGDQIKPACRKCGRVFTRKNYRNGHEKQCQGKHNKTEMETGTGTNEKGKFKQQCPQCFKWFRSSSFLQRHLSLHSKETAYACMHCEQKFDSQDQYLQHEAFCDGLCKEHRPESLRRSEKIKSMFAVVKNKKEDTVVPGENGEALKCKFCTKSFLRARYLRRHILTHTDVKPYRCKTCESCFSRYDHLKLHQSRCRGKRQLEVRVVKMSLNSLSTSPQSKTQEDGDMLQCKVCSKRLSTLSDLKRHMAMLHITDKPFPCKRCGKTYSTIKTLRRHNLTIRCKKISKKIVPPAKNDVQIQPCRETSKLLQRIQVHYMNKFKYQCEFCPRRFKLPGQLKVHVRLHTGEKPYGCANCGEHFIRTDYLKRHLAKCNGKGENQEKVLCDKCGDLFTRDALSVHQKTCVISSKSSGSPQEANHKDKSPTKIKGFSCANCSDRFLLFSQLQQHFLAKHRSDQPQESNNAQQQLESSHMQVIKQEQIDDENGQNQESSSQINTSEERACTNTDLIKPLKCPECNMQFLKKAGLSMHMRIHTGVYPLSCKKCHVGFWTRKIMEKHRRKCTGHTIVSNNGSAMESAGELNDTVLVFNKGSNTTGTGVLQTKFSCKDQDQENDAEKEDVSIHKYQCSECDQSFTDGLRLISHLEEHGREDQDRRSDIHRCHVCSKVFAQAGILQRHMKLQHQEKMDNTCEICFKNFRFPSDLDFHRACHDPSRPFVCNSCKMRFWTAKALTVHKRMAHLHVHPPNSKESSVKARPEQAEVYRCEPCDKTYTLKKSYREHCRIKHKEGFIKTLSDNELKKSSGSPSQESDEEDSRNFEDEDDSDNDSDSAPYFPCHVCGKTFLTSESLEDHQRCHLGEKPFECEECGKCFFQLGNLQQHQRSHKSEFQCQMCGKGFVSLFSLRKHKQTHIRKSPHRCTKCHLSFTRSTELAEHMVTHRDENFPCDLCDETFSCKTSRAEHRKTHTEQEEELPPLIPPKLPQTMQVAPAISSNVEQYKYRCGICQVRFPDPEQLSEHGCNQAKERPYSCPECNKHFLHGFHLKKHQLSHQLSGPRSYQCNHCSMSFTHHHLFLTHLRSHGNENASKDTNAPTSEKMVHVETVKRAKIYQCPICPESFYQALDLANHLSVHSHMCSVCNMTFPTKKDLDEHEQCHLTAATQYECTECGDSFLGSDAFRKHHCSNRKLTFSEKHRSEPSGSFSKNQSSGTLFQAGNDEEVEVDVGEDFIICPICKRRFSSNSSLMEHHKKHHEDPRPFKCLVCKKDFTKKRYLTQHQQIHSERPYQCNVCSESFKTETSLVSHCKIHDAKRQHQCPICSRTYLTANDLAKHKRKHVEHQNLSEDNREYRCDMCYKSFTMFAHLQKHQETHVGQVVYECTECDKAFAFLNLLEEHQRTHGAASTESLQSQSSINFPYQSSVN; translated from the coding sequence ATGGCTCAAACATGGAATGCACATCAGCAAGCGCAGATTCTAAAGCAACAATCTAAACAGAGCCCGGAAACTTCAGTTGGATCTATGGACTGTAACGGAATTTCAGTGGAATCAGAGGAGAGCTTTGCTCATGAGATAGAACAGTTGATTGAGAAGGAGAACTTTTCAAGCATGATGGATTTGCAAGACATTGCTGAATCAGACATAAAAGACTTGGTGTCTGGTTCCCTGCAGCACACATGCTATGAATCATGTTGGCAAGATGTAATGAATTCAACTGACCTTGAACAGGATAAGCCAGGGGATAAAGAAGAAAATAATGGTAACATTAGACCCTCTATCTTGCCTAACTCTGTAGAGGTTGAGTCCACATTGAAAGCACATTCAGACAAGGCAATATTAGAACCTGCTTTTGAGACCGATGCTGGTCTTGTTGAATATTCCGATATTAGCAGCTGCTCTGACACAGAAGCAAATCTTGATTGCAATTTGAGTTCATCAGGCCTAAGCAACCAGGCTGGTCAGCCTTCTGATGGAGACCTTGATTCAAGTAATGCAATGCACTTATCTGTGGAAGCGGATATGAGTGTAATAAATGAGCAACAGGACACTGGACCTCCAGTAGCCACAGGTGAGAGCAATGAAAGTGTAAACCAAACTGGTAGTGACTGTAGTGAGGGGTTACTTACAAATGCTGACGTTCCATATACAGAAGTACAAGATGTGGACAATATGAATGGTGCAGTGCCTTTGTCAAAAGATGGGCAAATGGAGGAAAGGGAAATGACTTGTGAATTGGAATGTTTTTTGGATCATTGCAAAGAGATTAGTACCTCTCAGGATGGTTCCACTTGTGTCTCAAATCATGCAAATTTTGATACTTTATTGACTTCTAATAGGGATGAAAACATTTGCGCAACCACAGATTCATTAGGTTTTTGCCAATTGGTAAGGACAAACCCAGATCCTGAAAACACATCATCAAACCCTGACCTTGAAAAAACATTTGTGATTTCCGGTGATGGAAAATGTTCACTTGGTGACCACCAATTAGATGTAATTAACCAAAATCCTGAAAACACATCCTCAAAGCCCAACTTTCAAGGGAAAATTGAGATCTCTGGCCATGGAAAAGATTCTCTTGATGGCTGTCTATTGGAAAGTAACCACCTAGATCCTAAAAGCACATCATCTAAACCTGGATTTCAAGAGACAATTGGGTTATCTGGACAGGGAGAAAATTCTGTTGATATCTATCAATTGGAAAGCAACAATACCGATCCAAAAAGGATCTCTTCAAAGCATGTCCATGGAAATTCTTCTCCACTACAAGGACAGAAATGCTTTACATCAGATAGTGAACAAGTCGAACGAAGTAGTTTTGGATTCCTCGAGTCTTGTTTTGGTTTAAAAACTACAGCGCAGAAGACTGAGGAACTGAAACACCTGGAACATGCACATGTAAACAAAATCAATGAGTGTAGTCCATTTAATCACACTGAACCACCAGTTCTTCTGAAAACTGCctttgaatttaataaaatggATGAGGGAACTGATGTGCCAAAAGATCCACCAGAACTCAGGACAGACCTAACGTCCAGGACCTCACTGGATCCTGGACAGCAAAAATGTCTGACTGGCAATGGCACCATTTTCAAGACCCAAAATAGAAAACTGCAGCCTGTTGTTCTCCTTAAGacaactgcaaaaaaaacttGTAATGGAAAAAGATACCATTGCGTTGAGTGCCAAGAGTCCGTTCAAAGTGTAGATGAACTAATTGAGCACCACCACTGCATGCATTCTCTTCATAAGTTTCAGTATTGTCCAACTTGTGAAAGTTACTTTGCTGGTGGTACATTGGCTGGACAACACTTTTGTGGGAAAGTCGAGCTTAATGACAAGATAAAACCATCCCTCTTGCATACCAAAGGGCTAACTGAGGATAAAGCAAAGTTCATATGTAGGTACTGTAGGAAGTCCTTTGTTCGACAACCTTTTTATATAGAACATGAGCTGAAGCACACAGTTGTCACACATCATAGATGTAACCGTTGTGGATTATACTTTCCTAATGCTCACAAATGTCAAAGACACAAGCATAAAGCAAGATGCACACCTTTGATACTAGACCCTTCTATACAGACTGCAGATCAGTCAGAATTAAGCCATGAAAAGAGTGAAATGGCAGACGTAGTTGAAACAGTTGGCGCCGATGTAGAACTTCATAATTGCTTTGTGAAACTAATGGATGTTTGCAAGACAAGCCGATCACCTGAACGAATACATTGTGAAGTATGTGGAAAGACTTTCAGGCTCAGAGCACAACTGAATGCACACCTTAGATCACATTCTGATGAGAAACCCTTCAAATGTGACAACTGTGGAAAAGCATTCAAATATACCTGGAATGTTAGCAAACATAAACGAGAGCAGTGTTCTCAAAAGATTGTCCCACATGAAAAATCTTCAGTTCCAGATAGCAAGTTCCCAGCAAAGTTTAAATGCCCAATCTGTTTTCACGTTTTCAAGTACTTCTACAATCGTGCACGTCATTTGCGTCAACAGTGTCTCAATGACTACATGAAAAAAGGCAAAGGAAAGATTGGTGATAAATATAAATGTCCTTTGTGTAAAGATATGTTTACTTTGGCCAGCAACCGCAATAGACATATCAAGCAAACCTGCATTAAACTTAAAATCTATACAGCCAAAGGaaaggtaaaacaaaaaaaacagttggAGGAACTTAACAATTCCAAAAAAGAGGACAAAGAGTCACCATTGACAGTGTCCTTACAAAAAGCATCGGGATACAAATGCAATTTTTGTCCAGCGGAGTATTCTAGCAAGTCTGGTTTCTACGGCCATCTAGCAAAGCATAAATTGCTTGGACATGCCAAAAAGGTAATCAAGCACAAGCATGGCAATGCTGTTAATTTTAAAAATTCAAGCTCTCCTGGGCAAAGACCATCTAGCCAAGAATGTGCTGATGACACAAGACTTCCTTTCTCTTGTCGCTTCTGTGGAAGAGCCTTCGCTTCACCGGACTCATTAAAAAAGCACTTACAACTTCATAAAGGAAACAAACCTTTTCGTTGCTTAGACTGTGGTAAAAATTTTGCCAGACATGGACACCTAATGGCTCACAAAAATGTGCACAGGAGGAATGTACAGTGTTCAGTCTGCTGGGAAGTTCTGCCGTCTATTGGAGATTTGCTAAAGCACAGACAGTCCCATCCAAAAAAGGGCATGCTTAAGTGCCCTGATTGCCCTTTGCAGTTCAAGTTTCCAGTATTTCTGCTTCGACATGTGGCTGTGCATGAGAGAAGGCGCAAACTTGAGGAACTTCTCCCTCCAAAGAACCAAGCTACACCTCAAAAGGTACAAGAAAATTACAAAGAGGAGTTCAAATGTGTTCTCTGCCAAGAAGACTTCATGGACTCAAAGGCACTTAGTGAGCATTGTTTATCTCATATGCCTGAACCTTCTGCATCCAAATGTCAGTTCTGCAAACATCATTTCTCGAGTCGTACTGCGCTTATTCGTCACATTCGCCTTCACACTGGTGAAAAGCCTTTTCCATGTCTAAATTGTGGCAGGCACTTCCACAGAAAGGAAGTTCTTAAATTCCATCAGAAAAAATGCACAATGGAGAAACCACCTCCATTACAAACATCAAATGCCAAACAATTACAGACAGGACATAGTGTAGGCAGTTCTTCAAAAAAGACAAGCAAAGCCTATAATTGCTCATACTGCCCACATTCCTTTCGCTTTCCAAACAATTTGAAGCTCCATGAGAGAGCCCACTTGGCCAAGACAGTTTTCCCTTGCTCAAAGTGTGGGAAGTTTTACAGGAAAAGAAAATTCAAGGATCATGATGAGCAATGCAATGGAGACCAGATAAAACCTGCTTGCAGAAAATGTGGGAGAGTTTTTACTAGAAAAAACTACCGAAATGGTCATGAAAAGCAGTGCCAGGGCAAGCATAACAAAACTGAAATGGAAACTGGAACAGGAACAAATGAGAAGGGCAAATTTAAGCAGCAATGTCCACAATGCTTTAAATGGTTTAGATCTAGCAGTTTTCTACAGAGACATCTGTCTCTTCATTCAAAGGAAACCGCATATGCATGCATGCACTGTGAACAGAAATTTGACAGTCAGGATCAGTACTTGCAACATGAGGCATTTTGTGATGGTCTGTGCAAGGAACATAGACCGGAGAGTTTAAGACGGTCTGAGAAAATTAAATCAATGTTTGCTGTAGTAAAAAATAAGAAAGAGGACACTGTGGTCCCTGGAGAAAATGGTGAGGCATTGAAGTGCAAATTTTGCACTAAATCATTTTTGAGGGCCAGATATCTTAGGCGCCACATTCTCACTCATACAGATGTCAAGCCATATCGGTGCAAGACATGTGAAAGTTGTTTCTCACGTTATGATCACTTAAAACTGCACCAATCACGCTGCAGAGGAAAGCGTCAACTTGAGGTACGCGTTGTAAAAATGAGTCTTAACAGCTTGAGCACAAGTCCCCAAAGCAAGACCCAGGAAGATGGTGACATGTTGCAATGCAAAGTTTGCTCAAAGCGGTTGTCAACCCTGAGTGATCTGAAGCGTCACATGGCCATGCTCCACATCACAGATAAACCTTTTCCCTGCAAAAGATGTGGCAAAACTTACAGTACTATTAAGACTTTGAGGAGGCACAACCTCACAATCAGATGCAAAAAGATTTCAAAGAAAATTGTGCCGCCTGCCAAGAATGATGTTCAAATCCAACCATGCAGAGAAACATCCAAACTTCTGCAACGTATACAGGTGCACTAcatgaataaatttaaataccaATGTGAGTTTTGCCCCCGACGCTTTAAATTACCTGGACAACTGAAGGTGCATGTACGTCTTCATACAGGGGAAAAACCATATGGCTGCGCCAACTGTGGGGAGCATTTCATCAGAACAGACTACTTGAAACGACACTTGGCTAAATGCAATGGAAAGGGAGAAAATCAAGAAAAAGTTCTTTGTGATAAGTGTGGTGACCTTTTTACCCGGGATGCACTTTCTGTACACCAAAAGACATGTGTCATTAGCTCAAAATCATCCGGATCACCTCAAGAGGCAAATCACAAAGACAAGAGCCCCACCAAGATAAAAGGTTTTTCCTGTGCTAACTGTAGTGACCGGTTTTTGTTGTTCTCCCAGCTCCAGCAACATTTTTTAGCAAAGCATAGATCTGATCAGCCACAAGAGTCAAATAACGCTCAGCAGCAATTGGAATCAAGTCACATGCAAGTCATAAAGCAAGAGCAGATTGATGATGAGAATGGACAGAACCAAGAAAGCAGCAGTCAGATAAATACAAGTGAAGAGCGTGCATGTACAAATACAGACCTTATCAAGCCTCTTAAATGCCCAGAGtgcaacatgcagtttttaaaaaaagctgGCCTGAGTATGCACATGCGCATACATACGGGAGTGTACCCACTTTCTTGCAAAAAATGTCATGTTGGTTTTTGGACCAGAAAGATAATGGAGAAACACAGAAGAAAATGTACAGGTCACACCATTGTCTCGAATAATGGATCTGCGATGGAAAGTGCAGGTGAATTAAATGACACTGTTCTTGTATTTAACAAGGGTTCTAATACAACAGGGACTGGAGTACTGCAGACTAAATTCTCATGTAAAGATCAAGACCAGGAAAATGATGCAGAGAAAGAAGATGTTTCTATTCACAAGTATCAGTGTTCTGAGTGTGACCAGAGTTTCACCGATGGACTGAGGCTCATAAGTCATTTGGAGGAGCATGGGCGTGAGGATCAAGACCGCAGATCTGATATCCACAGATGCCATGTGTGCAGTAAAGTATTTGCTCAAGCTGGTATATTGCAAAGGCATATGAAATTGCAACATCAGGAAAAAATGGATAATACTTGTGAAATTTGTTTCAAGAATTTTCGTTTTCCATCTGACCTGGACTTTCATAGAGCTTGTCATGACCCTAGTCGTCCCTTTGTCTGTAACAGTTGTAAGATGCGGTTTTGGACTGCTAAAGCTCTGACCGTTCACAAAAGGATGGCTCATTTGCATGTACACCCACCCAACTCCAAAGAATCTAGTGTGAAAGCAAGACCTGAGCAGGCCGAAGTATATAGGTGTGAACCATGTGACAAAACCTATACgttaaaaaagtcatacagggagcactgcagaataaaacacaaaGAGGGTTTTATCAAAACCCTCTCTGACAATGAATTAAAGAAATCATCTGGCAGTCCAAGTCAGGAATCAGATGAGGAAGACTCCAGAAATTTTGAAGATGAAGATGACAGCGACAATGACTCAGATTCAGCACCGTACTTTCCTTGCCACGTTTGTGGTAAAACATTCTTAACTTCAGAAAGTCTTGAGGATCATCAAAGATGTCATCTCGGTGAAAAACCGTTTGAGTGTGAAGAATGTGGGAAGTGCTTTTTCCAGCTTGGGAACTTGCAACAACATCAGCGGAGCCACAAGTCGGAGTTTCAGTGTCAAATGTGTGGTAAAGGCTTTGTCTCTCTCTTCTCCCTGCGCAAACACAAGCAGACACACATCAGAAAGAGTCCTCACCGCTGTACAAAGTGTCACCTGAGCTTTACACGCTCAACGGAACTAGCTGAGCACATGGTTACCCACCGTGATGAAAACTTTCCATGTGACCTTTGTGATGAAACCTTTTCCTGCAAAACAAGTCGAGCAGAACATCGCAAGACGCACACAGAGCAAGAAGAGGAGCTTCCACCATTGATTCCCCCCAAACTGCCTCAAACAATGCAAGTGGCCCCTGCCATCTCAAGTAACGTTGAGCAGTACAAGTACCGCTGTGGAATTTGTCAAGTAAGATTTCCAGATCCAGAACAGCTCTCAGAACATGGCTGCAATCAAGCAAAAGAACGCCCATACTCATGTCCTGAATGTAACAAGCATTTTTTACATGGGTTCCACCTAAAAAAGCATCAGCTCAGCCATCAGCTGTCGGGTCCACGTTCTTATCAGTGTAATCATTGCAGCATGAGCTTCACACACCACCACCTTTTTCTCACTCATTTACGAAGCCATGGGAATGAAAATGCTTCCAAGGACACTAACGCTCCTACCAGTGAAAAGATGGTCCATGTAGAAACTGTAAAGCGTGCCAAAATTTACCAGTGCCCCATATGTCCAGAGAGTTTTTACCAAGCCTTGGACCTCGCAAATCATCTCTCTGTTCATTCTCACATGTGCAGTGTTTGTAATATGACTTTTCCCACTAAGAAAGACCTTGATGAACACGAACAATGCCATTTAACTGCTGCTACTCAGTATGAATGCACGGAATGTGGAGACAGTTTTCTTGGAAGTGATGCTTTCCGCAAACACCACTGTAGTAATAGAAAGTTGACCTTTTCAGAAAAGCACCGTTCAGAGCCATCAGGCTCTTTCTCCAAGAATCAGAGTTCAGGGACTCTTTTTCAAGCAGGTAATGACGAAGAGGTGGAGGTTGATGTTGGAGAAGACTTCATTATCTGTCCCATCTGCAAAAGACGATTCTCCTCCAATAGCAGTTTAATGGAGCATCATAAAAAGCATCATGAGGATCCACGTCCTTTTAAGTGCTTGGTTTGTAAAAAAGACTTTACGAAGAAACGCTACCTTACACAGCACCAGCAGATACACAGTGAACGCCCTTACCAGTGTAATGTATGCTCAGAATCATTTAAAACAGAAACATCTCTTGTATCTCACTGTAAAATACATGACGCAAAAAGACAGCACCAGTGCCCAATATGCAGCCGAACCTACCTTACAGCAAATGATCTCGCAAAACATAAAAGGAAACATGTTGAACATCAAAACCTGAGTGAGGACAACAGAGAGTACCGGTGTGATATGTGCTATAAATCCTTCACCATGTTTGCTCATTTGCAAAAGCATCAAGAAACCCATGTAGGACAAGTGGTCTATGAATGCACCGAGTGTGACAAAGCCTTTGCTTTTCTAAATCTTTTGGAGGAGCATCAGAGGACTCATGGTGCTGCTTCTACAGAATCTCTTCAGTCTCAGTCATCAATCAATTTTCCCTATCAAAGCTCAGTAAATTAA